The following are encoded in a window of Pseudomonas sp. St316 genomic DNA:
- the ccoM gene encoding cytochrome c oxidase subunit CcoM: MFFDNVVFAGVLTVGLMFVFFAGFGLFIWKDAHKRKKP, translated from the coding sequence ATGTTTTTCGATAATGTGGTGTTTGCCGGGGTGTTGACGGTCGGCCTCATGTTCGTGTTTTTCGCAGGCTTTGGATTATTCATCTGGAAAGACGCACACAAGCGGAAAAAACCGTAG
- a CDS encoding inorganic phosphate transporter: protein MIDLFSGLDAWVLVSLLLALAFVLAFEFINGFHDTANAVATVIYTKAMPPHLAVFFSGVFNFLGVLLGGVGVAYAIVHLLPVELLINVNTGHGLAMVFSLLAAAITWNLGTWYLGIPASSSHTLIGSILGVGLANALINDIPLADGVNWQKAIDIGASLVFSPMAGFLVAALVLIGLKWWRPLSKMHKTPEQRRQIDDKKHPPFWNRLVLVISAMAVSFVHGSNDGQKGIGLIMLVLIGIVPAQFVLDLGSTTYQIERTRDATLHLSQFYQRNSESLGEYLALGKSVKGDLPEKFRCNPQQTEPTIDALLDTLKGVADYHSLPSERRIEVRRYLLCLDDTAKKVGKLPSLAAREKDDLNKLRKDLTATTEYAPFWVILAVALALGLGTMIGWKRVVLTIGEKIGKQGMTYAQGMSAQITTACMIGMANIFSLPVSTTHVLSSGVAGTMIANKSGLQGGTVRNILLAWVLTLPATVALSAGLFWLASKALGS, encoded by the coding sequence ATGATCGATTTATTCAGCGGACTGGATGCTTGGGTGCTTGTGAGCCTCTTGCTCGCCCTGGCTTTTGTCCTCGCCTTCGAGTTCATCAACGGCTTTCATGACACCGCTAACGCGGTTGCCACTGTTATCTACACCAAAGCCATGCCGCCTCATCTGGCGGTGTTCTTTTCCGGTGTGTTCAATTTCCTCGGCGTGCTGCTGGGCGGTGTGGGGGTGGCGTACGCCATCGTTCACCTGCTGCCGGTGGAGCTGTTGATCAATGTGAACACCGGACACGGGCTGGCCATGGTGTTTTCGCTGCTTGCAGCGGCCATCACCTGGAACCTGGGCACCTGGTACCTCGGTATCCCGGCATCCAGTTCCCACACGTTGATCGGCTCGATCCTCGGCGTGGGCCTGGCCAACGCGTTGATCAACGATATTCCGTTGGCCGACGGGGTGAACTGGCAGAAGGCGATCGATATCGGCGCCTCCCTGGTGTTCTCGCCCATGGCCGGCTTCCTGGTCGCCGCCCTGGTGCTGATCGGCCTGAAATGGTGGCGTCCGCTGTCGAAGATGCACAAGACGCCGGAACAGCGCCGCCAGATCGACGACAAGAAGCACCCGCCGTTCTGGAACCGCCTGGTATTGGTGATCTCGGCCATGGCTGTGAGCTTTGTCCACGGTTCCAACGATGGTCAGAAAGGTATCGGCCTGATCATGCTGGTGCTGATCGGTATCGTGCCGGCACAGTTTGTACTTGACCTGGGCAGCACCACCTACCAGATTGAGCGGACCCGTGACGCGACCCTGCACCTGAGCCAGTTCTACCAACGCAACAGCGAGTCCCTGGGTGAATACCTGGCGCTGGGCAAAAGCGTGAAAGGCGATCTGCCAGAGAAGTTCCGCTGCAACCCGCAGCAGACCGAGCCAACCATCGATGCCCTGCTCGATACGCTCAAAGGCGTGGCGGACTACCATTCGCTGCCGTCGGAAAGGCGCATCGAGGTTCGTCGCTACCTGCTCTGCCTGGACGACACGGCGAAGAAGGTCGGCAAGCTGCCAAGCCTGGCAGCCCGTGAGAAAGACGACCTGAACAAGCTGCGCAAGGACCTGACCGCCACCACCGAGTACGCCCCGTTCTGGGTGATCCTGGCGGTCGCCCTGGCGCTGGGCCTGGGCACCATGATCGGCTGGAAGCGCGTGGTCCTGACCATCGGCGAGAAAATCGGCAAGCAAGGCATGACCTACGCCCAGGGCATGTCGGCGCAGATCACCACGGCGTGCATGATCGGCATGGCGAACATCTTCAGCCTGCCGGTTTCCACCACCCACGTACTGTCCTCGGGCGTGGCCGGCACCATGATCGCGAACAAGAGCGGCCTGCAAGGTGGCACCGTGCGCAACATCCTGCTGGCTTGGGTGCTGACCCTGCCAGCAACGGTGGCGCTGTCGGCCGGGCTGTTCTGGCTGGCGTCCAAGGCCTTGGGCAGCTGA
- a CDS encoding MFS transporter, which translates to MNQPQTSVGNCLDVQSFINAQPISRYQWRVVILCFLIVFLDGLDTAAMGFIAPALSQEWGIDRASLGPVMSAALIGMVFGALGSGPLADRFGRKVVLVGAVLLFGAFSLASAYSTNVDQLLVLRFLTGLGLGAGMPNATTLLSEYTPERKKSLLVTSMFCGFNLGMAGGGFISAKLIPAFGWHSLLLIGGILPLILAVVLLFWLPESARYLVVRNRGTDKVRRTLAPIEPSIVAQAASFSVPEQKTVKARNVLAVIFSGTYSAGTLLLWLTYFMGLVIVYLLTSWLPTLMRDSGASMEQAAFIGALFQFGGVLSAVGVGWAMDRFNPHKVIGIFYLMAGLFAYAVGQSLGNITLLATLVLVAGMCVNGAQSAMPSLAARFYPTQGRATGVSWMLGIGRFGAILGAWMGATLLGLGWNFEQVLTALVIPAALATTAVVIKGMVSHADAT; encoded by the coding sequence ATGAACCAGCCTCAGACCTCCGTAGGCAACTGCCTCGATGTGCAGTCCTTCATCAATGCCCAACCCATTTCGCGCTACCAGTGGCGGGTGGTGATTCTCTGTTTCTTGATTGTTTTCCTCGACGGCCTCGACACGGCGGCCATGGGTTTCATCGCCCCGGCGCTGTCCCAGGAGTGGGGCATCGATCGCGCCAGCCTTGGCCCGGTGATGAGCGCCGCGCTGATCGGCATGGTGTTCGGCGCACTGGGCTCAGGGCCGCTGGCTGACCGCTTCGGACGAAAAGTCGTACTGGTGGGCGCGGTCCTGCTGTTCGGCGCGTTCAGCCTGGCGTCGGCCTACAGCACCAATGTCGATCAACTGTTGGTATTGCGTTTCCTGACCGGCCTGGGATTAGGCGCCGGGATGCCGAACGCCACCACCTTGCTCTCGGAGTACACCCCGGAACGCAAGAAATCCCTGTTGGTGACCAGCATGTTCTGCGGCTTCAACCTGGGCATGGCCGGCGGCGGGTTCATCTCTGCCAAGTTGATACCAGCGTTCGGTTGGCACAGCCTGCTGCTGATTGGCGGGATCCTGCCGTTGATCCTGGCGGTCGTGTTGCTGTTCTGGCTGCCGGAGTCGGCGCGTTACCTGGTGGTGCGCAATCGCGGCACCGACAAGGTGCGCAGGACCCTGGCACCGATCGAACCGAGCATAGTGGCCCAAGCGGCGAGCTTCAGTGTGCCGGAACAGAAAACCGTGAAAGCCCGCAACGTGCTGGCGGTGATTTTCTCCGGCACCTACAGCGCTGGCACCTTGCTGCTGTGGCTGACCTATTTCATGGGCCTGGTGATCGTCTACCTGTTGACCAGTTGGCTGCCGACCCTGATGCGCGACAGTGGCGCGAGCATGGAGCAGGCTGCGTTTATCGGTGCTTTGTTCCAGTTTGGCGGCGTGTTGAGCGCCGTCGGGGTGGGTTGGGCGATGGACCGGTTCAATCCGCACAAGGTCATCGGCATTTTCTATCTGATGGCCGGGTTGTTTGCCTACGCGGTGGGGCAGAGCCTGGGTAACATCACCTTGCTCGCCACACTGGTGCTGGTGGCCGGCATGTGCGTCAACGGCGCGCAATCGGCGATGCCTTCCCTGGCCGCGCGTTTCTACCCGACCCAGGGTCGGGCCACCGGTGTCTCGTGGATGCTGGGTATCGGTCGTTTCGGCGCGATCCTCGGCGCCTGGATGGGCGCGACCCTGTTGGGCCTGGGCTGGAACTTCGAACAGGTCCTCACCGCCCTGGTGATCCCAGCGGCCCTGGCGACCACAGCGGTGGTGATCAAGGGCATGGTCAGCCATGCAGATGCGACCTGA
- the pcaR gene encoding pca regulon transcriptional regulator PcaR yields MNDQLRNAFTSVAPPIVASPAKRIQALTGDPDFMTSLARGLAVVQAFQERKRHLTIAQISHRTEIPRAAVRRCLHTLIKLGYATTDGRTYSLLPKVLTLGHAYLSSTPLAVSAQPYLDRMSEQLHEACNMATLEGDDILYIARSATTQRLISVDLSVGGRLPAYCTSMGRILLAALDDASLRDYLDHADLQAKTSRTLHTPEALLECLEQVRQQGWCIVDQELEQGLRSIAVPVYDASGQVVAALNVSTHAGRVSRNELEQRFLPGLLGASRDLSAQLFT; encoded by the coding sequence ATGAACGACCAATTGCGCAATGCTTTCACTTCAGTCGCGCCACCGATCGTCGCCTCGCCGGCCAAGCGGATCCAGGCCCTGACCGGCGATCCTGATTTCATGACGTCCCTGGCCCGCGGATTGGCCGTGGTCCAGGCCTTCCAGGAGCGCAAGCGGCACCTGACCATCGCCCAGATCAGTCATCGCACGGAAATCCCTCGCGCCGCCGTCAGGCGTTGCCTGCATACCTTGATCAAACTGGGTTACGCCACCACGGACGGACGGACCTATTCGCTGCTGCCCAAAGTGCTGACCCTGGGGCACGCCTATCTGTCCTCGACGCCCCTGGCCGTTTCTGCCCAGCCGTACCTGGACCGCATGAGCGAGCAATTGCACGAAGCCTGCAACATGGCGACGCTCGAAGGCGACGACATCCTCTATATCGCCCGGTCAGCCACCACCCAGCGTCTGATTTCGGTCGATCTGTCGGTCGGCGGGCGTCTGCCGGCCTATTGCACTTCGATGGGCAGGATTCTCCTGGCGGCCCTGGATGATGCTTCGCTGCGCGACTACCTGGACCATGCCGACCTGCAAGCCAAGACCAGCCGCACCTTGCACACTCCCGAGGCATTGCTTGAATGCCTGGAACAAGTGCGGCAGCAAGGCTGGTGCATCGTCGACCAGGAACTGGAACAGGGCCTGCGTTCGATTGCCGTGCCGGTGTACGACGCATCCGGGCAAGTGGTAGCGGCGCTGAATGTCAGTACCCATGCCGGGCGGGTCAGCCGCAATGAGCTGGAACAGCGCTTCCTGCCAGGCCTGCTGGGGGCCAGTCGTGACCTGAGCGCGCAGCTGTTCACGTAA
- a CDS encoding cache domain-containing protein, whose protein sequence is MGFFHRMAWLGAMLLLGLAPVHAATPDDGQAARTLLEKALAYYHDNGDKAFAAFSRQGEFVDKDRYVFVVDTQGVMLASGGPSSALIGRDVSDVLGPDLRKAFKDALKTPEASGIQQAEYRWQNWSDGKVERKHVYFQRVGERILAVGYYLPRASAEQARALLDKASSDLLKNEKATLTAVNSLKGGYLQDDLYVFVVDLNTRRYVGHGTNLRLINTDFAKVKDPDGKPVGEPILAMIGKQEAGEYEYRWKNPVTGKVEDKHAYLKKVGHFLVAVGYYSP, encoded by the coding sequence ATGGGTTTTTTTCACAGGATGGCCTGGCTGGGCGCAATGCTTTTGCTGGGGCTGGCACCGGTTCATGCCGCGACACCGGATGACGGCCAAGCGGCCCGCACGCTGCTGGAAAAGGCCTTGGCCTATTACCACGACAACGGCGACAAAGCCTTTGCCGCCTTCAGTCGCCAGGGGGAATTCGTCGACAAGGATCGCTACGTATTCGTGGTGGACACCCAGGGTGTGATGCTCGCCAGTGGCGGGCCTTCCTCGGCGCTGATCGGGCGAGATGTTTCCGACGTGCTGGGCCCGGACCTGCGCAAAGCCTTCAAGGATGCCTTGAAAACTCCCGAGGCCAGCGGCATCCAGCAGGCCGAGTACCGTTGGCAGAACTGGTCGGACGGCAAGGTCGAGCGCAAGCATGTGTATTTCCAGCGCGTCGGTGAACGAATCCTGGCCGTTGGCTACTACCTGCCACGGGCTTCTGCCGAACAGGCCAGGGCGCTGCTGGACAAGGCCTCGAGCGACTTGCTGAAAAACGAGAAAGCCACGCTGACGGCGGTCAATTCCCTCAAGGGCGGTTATCTGCAGGATGACCTGTATGTCTTCGTCGTTGACCTCAATACCCGCCGGTATGTCGGCCACGGCACCAACCTGCGCTTGATCAATACCGACTTCGCCAAGGTCAAGGACCCCGATGGCAAGCCGGTGGGGGAGCCGATCCTGGCGATGATCGGCAAGCAGGAGGCGGGGGAATATGAGTATCGCTGGAAGAACCCGGTGACGGGCAAGGTCGAGGACAAGCATGCGTACTTGAAGAAGGTCGGGCATTTCCTGGTGGCGGTGGGGTATTACAGTCCTTAG
- a CDS encoding NAD-dependent epimerase/dehydratase family protein, with amino-acid sequence MKILVTGASGFIGGRFARFALEQGLDVRVNGRRAESVEHLVRRGAQFVQGDLSDPLLARDLCLDVEAVVHCAGSVGLWGRYQDFHQGNVQVTENVVEACLKQKVRRLVHLSSPSIYFDGRDHLGLTEEQVPKRFKHPYAATKYLAEQKVFGAQEFGLEVLALRPRFVTGAGDMSIFPRLLKMQRKGRLAIVGNGLNKVDFTSVQNLNEALLSSLLATDSALGKAYNISNGAPVPLWDVVNYVMRQMEVPQVWRYRSYGLAYSVAALNEGLCKLWPGRPEPTLSRLGMQVMNKNFTLDISRARHYLDYDPQVSLWTALDEFCAWWRVQSTR; translated from the coding sequence ATGAAAATTCTGGTCACCGGCGCGAGCGGCTTCATTGGCGGGCGCTTCGCGCGTTTCGCCTTGGAGCAAGGCCTGGATGTACGGGTCAATGGTCGCCGGGCCGAGAGCGTGGAACACCTGGTGCGACGCGGTGCACAGTTTGTCCAAGGGGATCTGAGCGACCCGTTGCTGGCCCGGGATCTGTGCCTGGATGTCGAGGCCGTGGTGCACTGCGCAGGCTCCGTGGGGCTCTGGGGCCGCTACCAGGATTTCCACCAGGGCAATGTCCAGGTGACAGAAAATGTCGTCGAGGCCTGCCTCAAGCAGAAGGTTCGCCGCCTGGTTCATCTGTCCTCGCCGTCCATCTACTTCGACGGTCGTGACCACCTCGGGTTGACTGAAGAACAAGTGCCCAAGCGCTTCAAGCACCCTTACGCGGCCACCAAGTACCTGGCCGAGCAGAAAGTCTTCGGCGCCCAGGAGTTCGGCCTCGAAGTGCTGGCCCTGCGCCCGCGCTTCGTGACCGGCGCCGGTGACATGAGCATTTTTCCGCGACTGTTGAAAATGCAGCGCAAGGGACGCCTGGCGATTGTCGGCAACGGGCTGAACAAAGTGGACTTTACCAGTGTGCAAAACCTCAACGAAGCGCTGCTCAGCAGTCTGCTGGCTACCGACTCAGCGTTGGGCAAGGCCTATAACATCAGCAATGGGGCACCGGTTCCGCTGTGGGATGTGGTCAATTATGTGATGCGCCAGATGGAAGTCCCACAGGTCTGGCGTTATCGTTCCTACGGCCTGGCTTATAGTGTCGCGGCCCTGAATGAAGGTTTGTGCAAGTTGTGGCCGGGCCGCCCCGAACCGACGCTGTCGCGCCTGGGCATGCAGGTCATGAACAAAAATTTCACCCTGGACATCAGCCGGGCCCGGCATTATCTCGATTATGATCCGCAGGTCAGCCTGTGGACCGCCCTTGATGAATTTTGTGCCTGGTGGAGGGTCCAAAGTACCCGCTGA
- a CDS encoding ATPase encodes MPMRNDANDDFDDVPSLRMRADIPDDDDFLPNRQPHVQARPAPVAAAKVRGPSTGPLWALVGALLCAFGFLAWWSFQQISLMEQQLVATQESFARISEDAAGRLQEFSGKVVAGQSNVMSDSEALKLQIKQLESKLQDQGKLFDSKLLEQYKQQQATFGPSADLDKELAQLIAQATEQQNTNTQLQASNKELQAQVKTLAAEVTALKSQGEGGALDAQLKSIGADITALKRATSNSAIDRLEQDVIVLKSQQDKGGNTAEFDAFRGQVTRNINTLQAQIQNLQQQLRAGAQ; translated from the coding sequence ATGCCCATGCGTAACGATGCCAACGACGACTTCGATGATGTACCGAGCCTGCGGATGCGGGCCGACATTCCCGATGACGATGATTTCCTGCCCAACCGCCAGCCTCACGTGCAAGCGCGCCCGGCGCCCGTTGCCGCGGCCAAGGTCAGGGGGCCCAGCACCGGGCCGTTGTGGGCATTGGTCGGCGCGCTGCTGTGTGCGTTCGGTTTCCTGGCCTGGTGGAGCTTCCAGCAGATTTCCCTGATGGAGCAGCAACTGGTGGCCACCCAGGAGAGCTTTGCGCGGATCAGTGAAGATGCGGCGGGACGACTGCAGGAGTTTTCCGGCAAGGTCGTTGCTGGCCAGTCCAATGTGATGAGCGACAGTGAGGCCTTGAAACTGCAGATCAAACAGTTGGAAAGCAAGTTGCAGGATCAGGGCAAGCTATTCGACAGCAAACTGCTGGAGCAGTACAAGCAACAGCAAGCCACCTTCGGTCCGTCCGCCGACCTGGACAAGGAACTGGCCCAGCTCATTGCCCAGGCCACTGAACAGCAGAACACCAACACTCAGTTGCAAGCTTCCAACAAGGAGCTCCAAGCCCAGGTCAAGACGCTGGCGGCTGAAGTTACCGCCCTGAAAAGCCAAGGCGAGGGTGGTGCCCTGGATGCCCAGCTCAAGAGCATCGGTGCCGACATCACCGCCCTGAAAAGAGCCACCTCCAACTCGGCCATCGATCGCCTGGAGCAGGACGTGATCGTGCTCAAGAGCCAGCAGGACAAAGGCGGCAACACTGCAGAGTTCGACGCTTTCCGCGGCCAGGTCACCCGTAACATCAACACCTTGCAAGCGCAGATCCAGAACTTGCAGCAGCAACTGCGCGCTGGGGCTCAATAA
- the rapA gene encoding RNA polymerase-associated protein RapA: MAQQYQPGQRWISDSEAELGLGTVLAQDGRLLTVLYPATGDTRQYALRNAPLTRVRFSPGDVITHFEGWKMTVREVDDVDGLLVYHGLNGQNEVVTLPETQLSNFIQFRLASDRLFAGQIDPLAWFSLRYHTLEHTSRQLQSSLWGLGGVRAQPIAHQLHIAREVADRIAPRVLLADEVGLGKTIEAGLVIHRQLLSGRANRVLILVPENLQHQWLVEMRRRFNLQVALFDEERFIESDASNPFEDTQLALVALEWLVDDEKAQDALFAAGWDLMVVDEAHHLVWHEDQASPQYALVEQLAETIPGVLLLTATPEQLGQDSHFARLRLLDPNRFHDLKAFRAESENYRPVAEAVQELLDKGRLSPEAHKTIQGFLGNEGEALLTAVNDGDVEASARLVRELLDRHGTGRVLFRNTRAAVQGFPERKLHAYPLPCPDEYLELPLGDHPELYPEVSFQAQPDASEEERWWRFDPRVEWLIDTLKMLKRTKVLVICAHAETAMDLEDALRVRSGIPATVFHEGMNILERDRAAAYFADEEFGAQVLICSEIGSEGRNFQFAHHLVLFDLPAHPDLLEQRIGRLDRIGQKHTIELHAPYLETSPQARLFQWYHEALNAFLNTCPTGNALQHQFGPRLLPLLEEADDGQWQALIDEARTERERLEAELHTGRDRLLELNSGGAGEGDALVEAILEQDDQFALPIYMETLFDAFGIDSEDHSENALILKPSEKMLDASFPLGDDEGVTITYDRNQALSREDMQFITWEHPMVQGGMDLVLSGSMGNTAVALIKNKALKPGTVLLELLYVSEVVAPRSLQLGRYLPPAALRCLLDANGNDLAARVSFETLNDQLESVPRASANKFIQAQRDQLTPRINAGEEKIAPRHAERVAEAQRRLAADTDEELARLTALQAVNPTVRDSELVALRQQREQGLAMLEKAALRLEAIRVLVAG; the protein is encoded by the coding sequence ATGGCGCAGCAGTATCAACCGGGGCAACGCTGGATCAGTGACAGCGAAGCCGAGCTGGGTTTAGGCACCGTTCTGGCACAGGACGGCCGCTTGTTGACCGTGCTCTACCCGGCCACTGGCGACACTCGCCAGTACGCGCTACGGAATGCGCCGCTTACCCGTGTACGGTTTTCGCCGGGCGATGTGATCACTCACTTCGAAGGCTGGAAAATGACCGTGCGCGAAGTCGATGACGTCGATGGGCTGCTGGTCTACCACGGCCTCAACGGGCAGAACGAAGTCGTCACCCTGCCCGAAACCCAACTGTCGAACTTTATCCAGTTCCGCCTGGCGAGCGACCGTCTGTTCGCCGGCCAGATCGACCCGCTGGCCTGGTTCTCCCTGCGCTACCACACCCTGGAACACACCAGCCGCCAGTTGCAGTCTTCGCTTTGGGGCCTGGGCGGCGTCCGTGCCCAACCCATCGCCCACCAATTGCATATTGCCCGTGAAGTGGCCGACCGCATTGCGCCGCGGGTGTTGCTGGCGGACGAAGTGGGCCTGGGCAAGACCATCGAGGCTGGCCTGGTCATCCACCGTCAACTGCTGTCCGGCCGCGCCAACCGCGTCCTGATCCTGGTGCCGGAAAACCTCCAGCACCAATGGCTGGTGGAAATGCGCCGGCGCTTCAACCTGCAGGTCGCGCTGTTCGACGAAGAACGCTTCATTGAAAGCGATGCCAGCAACCCATTCGAAGACACTCAACTGGCCCTGGTGGCGCTGGAGTGGCTGGTAGACGACGAGAAGGCCCAGGACGCGCTGTTCGCCGCCGGCTGGGACCTGATGGTGGTCGACGAGGCCCATCACCTGGTGTGGCACGAAGATCAAGCCAGCCCGCAGTACGCGCTGGTCGAACAACTCGCCGAGACAATCCCGGGCGTACTGCTGCTGACCGCAACCCCGGAACAACTGGGCCAGGACAGCCATTTCGCCCGCCTGCGCCTGTTGGACCCGAATCGCTTCCACGACCTCAAGGCCTTCCGCGCCGAGAGCGAAAACTATCGCCCGGTAGCCGAAGCCGTGCAGGAGCTCTTGGACAAAGGCCGTCTCTCGCCAGAGGCCCACAAGACCATCCAGGGCTTTTTGGGCAATGAAGGCGAAGCGTTGCTGACCGCCGTCAATGATGGCGATGTCGAAGCCAGTGCCCGACTGGTGCGCGAATTACTGGACCGTCACGGCACCGGCCGCGTGCTGTTTCGCAACACCCGCGCCGCTGTGCAGGGCTTCCCGGAGCGCAAGTTGCACGCCTACCCGCTGCCATGCCCGGACGAATACCTCGAACTGCCGTTGGGCGATCACCCCGAGCTGTACCCGGAAGTCAGCTTCCAGGCCCAGCCGGACGCCAGCGAAGAAGAACGCTGGTGGCGTTTCGACCCGCGGGTCGAGTGGCTGATCGACACCCTGAAGATGCTCAAGCGCACCAAAGTGCTGGTGATCTGTGCCCACGCCGAAACCGCCATGGACCTGGAAGACGCCCTGCGCGTGCGTTCCGGCATCCCGGCCACGGTGTTCCACGAAGGCATGAACATCCTGGAGCGCGACCGCGCAGCGGCCTATTTCGCCGACGAAGAGTTCGGTGCCCAGGTGCTGATCTGCTCGGAAATCGGCAGTGAAGGCCGCAACTTCCAGTTCGCCCATCACCTGGTGCTGTTCGATCTGCCGGCGCACCCGGACTTGCTGGAGCAACGTATCGGTCGTCTGGACCGGATCGGCCAGAAACACACCATCGAACTGCATGCCCCGTACCTGGAAACCAGCCCGCAAGCGCGGCTGTTCCAGTGGTATCACGAAGCCCTGAATGCATTTCTCAACACCTGCCCGACCGGCAACGCCTTGCAGCATCAGTTCGGCCCGCGCCTGCTGCCGCTGCTGGAAGAAGCCGACGATGGCCAGTGGCAAGCCCTGATCGACGAAGCCCGCACCGAACGCGAGCGCCTGGAAGCTGAGCTGCACACCGGTCGCGACCGTTTGCTGGAGCTCAACTCCGGCGGCGCCGGTGAAGGCGATGCGCTGGTGGAAGCCATTCTCGAGCAAGACGACCAGTTTGCCCTGCCGATCTACATGGAAACCCTGTTCGACGCCTTTGGTATCGACAGCGAGGACCATTCGGAAAACGCGCTGATCCTCAAGCCCAGCGAAAAAATGCTCGACGCCAGCTTCCCGCTGGGCGACGACGAAGGCGTGACCATCACCTACGACCGCAACCAGGCGCTGTCGCGCGAAGACATGCAGTTCATCACCTGGGAGCACCCGATGGTGCAAGGCGGCATGGACCTGGTGTTGTCCGGTTCCATGGGCAACACCGCCGTGGCGCTGATCAAGAACAAGGCCCTCAAGCCCGGCACCGTGTTGCTGGAGTTGCTCTACGTCAGCGAGGTGGTCGCCCCGCGCTCCCTGCAACTGGGCCGTTACCTGCCGCCGGCCGCCCTGCGCTGCCTGCTGGACGCCAACGGCAACGACCTGGCCGCCCGGGTTTCGTTCGAAACCTTGAACGACCAGCTCGAAAGCGTGCCTCGTGCCAGCGCCAACAAGTTCATCCAGGCCCAGCGCGACCAACTGACGCCACGGATCAACGCCGGCGAAGAGAAAATCGCCCCGCGTCACGCCGAACGCGTGGCCGAGGCCCAGCGCCGCCTGGCTGCCGATACCGATGAGGAACTGGCACGCCTGACCGCCCTGCAAGCGGTCAACCCGACCGTGCGCGACAGCGAACTGGTGGCCCTGCGCCAACAGCGCGAGCAAGGCCTGGCGATGCTTGAGAAAGCGGCGTTGCGCCTGGAGGCGATTCGGGTGTTGGTGGCGGGCTGA
- a CDS encoding LysR family transcriptional regulator ArgP — MFDYKLLSALAAVVEQAGFERAAQVLGLSQSAISQRIKLLEARVGQPVLVRATPPAPTQIGRRLLNHVQQVRLLERDLQSLVPALDEEGLPERLRIALNADSLATWWAAAVGDFCAEQHLLLDLVVEDQTVGLKRMRAGEVAACVCASERPVAGARSVLLGAMRYRALASPAFIARHFPDGVRADQLARAPALVFGPDDFLQHRYLASVGVEGGFEHHLCPSSDGFIRLAEAGLGWGLVPELQVREQLARGVLVELLADKPIDVPLYWHYWRNGGQLLNLLTEQLVRSSRQWLVPWDAH; from the coding sequence ATGTTCGATTATAAATTGCTCTCTGCCCTGGCTGCCGTAGTCGAGCAGGCCGGTTTCGAGCGCGCGGCCCAGGTGTTGGGTTTATCGCAATCGGCCATTTCCCAACGGATCAAACTGCTGGAAGCGCGCGTCGGCCAGCCCGTGCTGGTACGTGCCACGCCGCCGGCACCCACGCAAATCGGCCGACGGCTGCTCAACCATGTGCAACAGGTGCGTCTGCTTGAGCGCGACCTGCAAAGCCTGGTGCCGGCCCTGGATGAGGAGGGTTTGCCGGAGCGTTTGCGCATCGCCTTGAACGCCGACAGCCTGGCAACCTGGTGGGCGGCGGCCGTGGGCGATTTCTGCGCTGAGCAGCACCTGCTGCTCGATCTGGTGGTAGAGGACCAGACCGTTGGCCTCAAGCGCATGCGCGCCGGTGAAGTGGCGGCGTGTGTCTGCGCCAGCGAACGCCCGGTGGCTGGCGCCCGGAGCGTGTTGCTGGGGGCGATGCGTTACCGGGCGTTGGCCAGCCCGGCGTTCATCGCCCGGCATTTTCCCGACGGGGTGCGGGCCGATCAATTGGCCCGTGCGCCGGCGTTGGTGTTTGGCCCGGATGATTTCCTGCAGCACCGCTACCTCGCGTCCGTGGGCGTGGAGGGCGGTTTCGAGCACCATCTGTGCCCCTCGTCCGACGGTTTCATTCGTCTTGCTGAAGCCGGGCTGGGCTGGGGGCTCGTGCCCGAGCTGCAAGTGCGCGAACAGCTGGCGCGAGGCGTGCTGGTGGAATTGCTGGCAGATAAACCGATCGATGTACCGCTGTACTGGCATTATTGGCGCAATGGCGGGCAGTTGCTCAACTTGTTGACCGAACAGTTGGTCCGTTCCTCCCGGCAGTGGTTGGTGCCTTGGGACGCGCACTAG